TGGTGTGGACGCCGTCGGAGCATGCGGATCTGGTGGTCCAGGACACACCGCTCGGGCGGCTGTCGGGCCTCATCTGCTGGGAGAACTACATGCCGCTCGCACGGTACGCGCTGTACGCGCAGGGCTCCGAGATCCACCTGGCGCCGACCTGGGACAAGAGCGAGCAGTGGCTCGCGAGCCTGCGGCACATCGCGCGCGAGGGACGGGCGTGGGTGATCGGCTGCTGCCAGGCGCTCCACATGAGCCAGGTGCCGGCTCGTTATGCCTTCAAGGCGGCCTATCCCGTGGGCACCGAGTGGATCAACTCCGGCAACTCGATGATCGTGGACCCGGACGGCGTCGTCGTCGCCGGGCCGCTCGAGGCTCGCGAAGGAATTCTCTACGCCGAGATCGACCCCGGGCGGGCGGCGGGCTCACGCTGGATCTTCGATGCGGCCGGCCATTACAGCCGTGGGGAGCTGTTCGACTTCGCGGTGCGCGACGGCGCCGGAAAAGCGGCGAAGCCGCGCCGCAAGTCCGCTCCACGCCCGGCGAGGCGTGCGAAGACCCAACCCCGGTCACGACGAAAGGCTCGCCGATGACCTCCGCGACCGGGATGAAAGTGGAGCCGGTCACTCTGGAGGGGCGCCGGGTTCGGATGGAGCCGCTCGATCTCGGCCGGCACTTCGATGGACTGGCCGCGGTCGGCCTGGACGATGACCTGTGGCGCTGGACGCTCAACCATCCGAAGACGCCCGACGACCTGCGCAGCTATTTGGAGACCGCGCTCCACGAGCAGTCGCGGGGCCGCTCGCTGCCATTCACCACCTTCGATGTCGCGAGCGGGACGATCGCCGGATGCACACGCTTCGGCAACATCGACGTGCCGCTCCGCAAGGTCGAGATCGGCTGGACCTGGGTCGGGCGACCGTTCCAGCGTTCCTACGTCAACACCGAGGCCAAGTACCTGATGATGCGGCATGCCTTCGAGAGCTGGGGCTGCGTGCGGGTCGAGCTCAAGACCAACGTGCTCAACCGGCGCTCGCGGGACGCGATGCTTCGCATCGGTTGCATCGAGGAGGGCGTGCTGCGGAACTTCGGCATCAGCGACGCCGGCGTGCCGCGCGACACGGTCTACTACAGCGTGATCGACCGCGAGTGGCCCGCCGTCAAGGCGCGGCTCGAAGGCATGATGGCGCGGTGACGCCGCCGTTACTGGGCCGACGGCTTCAGATGGAGCGGCACGACGCGGGCCTGGTCGATCAGTCCGCGACGAATCAGGTCGTCGGCCGCGCGCTCGGCCTTCTTGCGGCTGCTGAAGGAGCCGAGCACCACCCGGTAGGCATCGCCGTCGGGGTCGCTGGCCTCCATGACGCGGGTCGAAAGACCGGTGAGCTCCGAGAGGCGTGAGCTCTCCGCGCTCGCGCGGTAAGGATCGAGATAGGTCGCGACCTCGATGCCCTGCCAGCGCGGGCGCGAGGCCGCGGCCGTATCGGCGGACACTCGGATCTGAGCTGCCGTGCGTGTCTTGTCACGCCGGCGGGATGGCCGTTCCTTCGGTTCCGGCGTCGGCTCCTGCGACGGCATGGCGACCACGGCTGCCGAGTCCGCCGGCGCTCCGCCGGTGGACTTCATGCGCGGCACGAACACGACCAGGGCCGCGAGCACGACCACGCCGCCGGCCGTGGCGGTGATCCACGTGGTGTCGCGCCGCCCGCGTCCTCCCTTCGGGGGCGGTGCTCCGGCCTTCCGCGGCGCTTTCGGTCCCGTGCTCGATGCCATGGCCAGGTTCTCGGCGGCCACGTCGAACTCCGCTTCGGGATCGCGCTCGTCCTGGAGGAAGACCGCCGTGTCGGCCCCGGCACGAACGCCGATCTGGATCGGATTGTCGGGATCGACGAACCGCGAGATCCAGTCCCGCACCTCGGGCTCGCCCGACGACCGTGGCGGAAGGGACTCGGCCTGCGGCTCGGGTTCGGCCGGCGGCGGGGGAGCCGGCTTCTCGGACTGGGGTGGTTTCTCGGCCGTCTTGGCGACCGGCTCGGCTTTCGACACCGGCTTCGCCGATGGTTTCGCCGCGGGCTTCGTCGCGGGCTTGGATTCCTTGGCCGGAGGAGCGATCGGCATTTCGGTGGCGGGTTTCTCGGCGGCGACCGGGCTGGGCGAGGCGGGCTTGTCCCCGGCGACCGGAGGCGCGCTGGGTTTGGGGCGGGGTCGCTCCGCGGGGGCCTTGGGCGCCGGCGGCGGCGTGGCCGTGGGCGCGGGTGCGGGCGTGGCGGCCGACGTCGCAGGCCTGGCCGGGCTCTCCGCCGCGCCGCGTAGCCACGTGCCGGCTGCCGAAGCCTGCACGTGCTTCACCGTCACGATCTTTTCCGAATCCCGGGCCGCGGCCTGGAGCGCGTGGCTGGCAAGGGTGTTGATCGAGCGAGGCACGCCGCGCGTCAGTCGATGGATCTCGATGCAGGTCTCGTCCGGGAAGGCCTCGGCCGCGTTGCCCCCGGCGGCTGTGACCCGATGGTGGATGTAGCGCCAGGTGTCCTCGCCGCCGAACGGTCGAACCCGGAGATGCGTGCCGATGCGCTGGCGAAGCTGCCCCAGGTCGGGCTCGGAAAGTCGGGCATCGAGGGTCGCCAGGCCGACCAGGACGATCTGCACCAGGGGCCGCCCCTTGAACTCGAGATTCGAGAGCAGGCGCAGCTCTTCGAGCAGCTCGAGGCTCAGATTGTGGGCCTCGTCCACGACCAACACCGGAGCCCCGTCCTCGCGACGGATCTCGGCCAGATGACGCTCGAGCTCGGCCAGCAATCGCGGCTTCGAGACCGCCTCGGGCAGATCGACGCCGAAGCGCAGGCAGATCTCCTCGAGCAGCTCGGCGCGGGTCAGCGCCGGATTGGTGATGAACGCCGACCAGGCTTTCTCGTCGGTCAGGACCTGAGTGACGATCGATGTCTTGCCAACGCCCGCTTCGCCCGTGACCAGGATGAACGGCTCGCAGGCGCTCAACGCCTGGCGGAAGCCGGCGACGACCTCGGCGCGCTGATCGTGCTCGTAGACCAGGCGTGGATCGTGGCCCGCCGCGAAGGGATTCTCTCGCGGGCCTGGTTGGTTGTCGGACATGGCGCGCCTCGGAGTCGAGAAGGTCGAGGAGTTCTCAGGAGTTATCGGCGGGCCGGGCCGCCGCCTTGCGTGGCTTTCGAGGGGGTCGCGCGCCGTATACTTCGGCCATGACGGAAGTTCGGAGTCGACCCCCCGGCCCGGGCCGGGGCTCGGGGCTGGCCAAGCTCGCCTTTCTGGCGTCGCTGCTGCTGGCCGTCCCCGGCTGCAAGGAATCCACGAAGTACCCGTGGATGATCGTCCCGGGCGTCCGTGTCGGCCCCATCCCCGCCGATGTCAGCGAGAACGATCTCCGCGCCCGCTTCGGCGATCAGATGCGGCCCTTCGCCTACTCGTTCGGGGAAGGCGAGTACGTGTCGGGCGCCGTGGTCTTCCCGACCGACACGCTCAAGCGGATCGAGATCGCGTGGCGGGACACGGTGGCGCGGCGCGAGCTGAAGACGGTGAGGATCGAAGGCTATTCCAGCGTGTGGCGCCTGGAGTCACGGGTGCAGCTCGGCACCGATCTCTTCGAGCTCGAGCGCCTGAATGGAAGG
This Candidatus Eisenbacteria bacterium DNA region includes the following protein-coding sequences:
- a CDS encoding carbon-nitrogen hydrolase family protein yields the protein MNAEIQKPFRAAAIQAAPVFLDREATVQKACDLIAHAAREGARLIVLPETFIPAYPAWVWVLPLTRRPEVAALYRELVEQSVDVPGPDVERLGAAARAAQAWVAVGVNERNQDRSRTTLYNTLLLFDAGGNLRSRHRKLMPTGGERMVWTPSEHADLVVQDTPLGRLSGLICWENYMPLARYALYAQGSEIHLAPTWDKSEQWLASLRHIAREGRAWVIGCCQALHMSQVPARYAFKAAYPVGTEWINSGNSMIVDPDGVVVAGPLEAREGILYAEIDPGRAAGSRWIFDAAGHYSRGELFDFAVRDGAGKAAKPRRKSAPRPARRAKTQPRSRRKARR
- a CDS encoding GNAT family protein: MTSATGMKVEPVTLEGRRVRMEPLDLGRHFDGLAAVGLDDDLWRWTLNHPKTPDDLRSYLETALHEQSRGRSLPFTTFDVASGTIAGCTRFGNIDVPLRKVEIGWTWVGRPFQRSYVNTEAKYLMMRHAFESWGCVRVELKTNVLNRRSRDAMLRIGCIEEGVLRNFGISDAGVPRDTVYYSVIDREWPAVKARLEGMMAR
- a CDS encoding AAA family ATPase; the encoded protein is MSDNQPGPRENPFAAGHDPRLVYEHDQRAEVVAGFRQALSACEPFILVTGEAGVGKTSIVTQVLTDEKAWSAFITNPALTRAELLEEICLRFGVDLPEAVSKPRLLAELERHLAEIRREDGAPVLVVDEAHNLSLELLEELRLLSNLEFKGRPLVQIVLVGLATLDARLSEPDLGQLRQRIGTHLRVRPFGGEDTWRYIHHRVTAAGGNAAEAFPDETCIEIHRLTRGVPRSINTLASHALQAAARDSEKIVTVKHVQASAAGTWLRGAAESPARPATSAATPAPAPTATPPPAPKAPAERPRPKPSAPPVAGDKPASPSPVAAEKPATEMPIAPPAKESKPATKPAAKPSAKPVSKAEPVAKTAEKPPQSEKPAPPPPAEPEPQAESLPPRSSGEPEVRDWISRFVDPDNPIQIGVRAGADTAVFLQDERDPEAEFDVAAENLAMASSTGPKAPRKAGAPPPKGGRGRRDTTWITATAGGVVVLAALVVFVPRMKSTGGAPADSAAVVAMPSQEPTPEPKERPSRRRDKTRTAAQIRVSADTAAASRPRWQGIEVATYLDPYRASAESSRLSELTGLSTRVMEASDPDGDAYRVVLGSFSSRKKAERAADDLIRRGLIDQARVVPLHLKPSAQ